A part of Ammoniphilus oxalaticus genomic DNA contains:
- a CDS encoding copper amine oxidase N-terminal domain-containing protein, producing the protein MKLNKKAFSVMTTAAMVASVAAPFAATTADAAAGSIQATSVPTVSDGEQEVGTVRVIVPAGTRISKGDSVIIKAPYDLIGKFGGKNNINVPERFSGDANAFYNDNSDSNLSDEAKEAQEKADAAQEKADDAKEAAKTAKEAYDTAKEAYDEIAADEDADEADVEAARSKMALALVESNEKQEAADKAQKEADKAQEAADEAKGIVAGDQILVSASQTGADRITVTYNGPTTNLTEDGVFFVNFGSLDVDKGDSGPAEATFEASSSSSFPTGKVTVANVASKGEVQVSFSSLDNSNNRFDPTINLAETVPGSFARDGEIKIKLPSGYKWANATSSDRTSEYGLTVRDVVVTYGDKSVLDGLTLDTNKGEDELIIKFDSKSKTSQATKIEIKPDFVVDNDSKVKDGDIIARVSGKTKTDISSAKIGSYGEYGSKLSVEDATEIVSGKIEQEIGTIVIKETINESLVENRTVTLTLPESARWNESTLGDFDSNKSVDLVFVGLTGTDKRTAKFEVRNVGDKDPAKLELENVEVAVDPSFEGDLEVEVAGSAGVEGKVIVAEVVQAVSVTTDVVPNVSIGLTNQEGASFTLTEKAAEALEDDGRVELLLPEGAKFNGTPKVTVGSGDISISDVKLSDNDRALIFTIDSDSTEASEIKVSDVKIQLDRTLPEGDVKVKVQGSAVVETAAIANQNWNKYTTEFTIAKVATAAPGINKGSTVFTIGSTTYTVSGVDKTADVAPFIENGRTYLPVRFVAEAIGVTEENIIWNDAARTVTIIKGDRVAQLTIGSNILTLNGVAVPMDVNAVIKDGRTVLPLSFVGQALGADIIWNDADRTVTVNQ; encoded by the coding sequence ATGAAACTTAACAAAAAAGCTTTTAGCGTAATGACAACAGCAGCTATGGTTGCATCCGTTGCAGCTCCATTTGCAGCTACAACTGCGGATGCGGCAGCAGGATCAATACAGGCAACATCTGTTCCAACAGTATCTGATGGAGAGCAAGAAGTAGGTACTGTCCGTGTAATTGTACCGGCTGGTACTCGTATTTCAAAAGGTGACAGTGTTATTATTAAAGCGCCTTACGACCTGATTGGAAAGTTTGGCGGGAAGAACAACATTAACGTACCAGAGAGATTTTCTGGTGACGCTAACGCGTTTTACAATGACAACTCCGATAGTAACTTAAGTGATGAGGCTAAAGAGGCTCAAGAGAAGGCTGATGCAGCTCAAGAGAAGGCTGACGATGCAAAAGAAGCAGCTAAAACTGCTAAAGAAGCTTACGATACTGCTAAAGAAGCTTACGATGAAATTGCAGCTGACGAAGATGCCGATGAAGCTGACGTAGAAGCTGCAAGATCTAAAATGGCTTTAGCGTTAGTTGAGTCGAACGAAAAGCAAGAAGCAGCTGACAAAGCTCAAAAAGAAGCTGATAAAGCTCAAGAAGCAGCTGACGAAGCTAAAGGAATTGTAGCTGGTGATCAAATTCTTGTTTCTGCTAGTCAAACAGGAGCAGATAGAATTACTGTAACTTACAATGGTCCAACAACTAACCTTACAGAAGATGGTGTGTTCTTCGTAAACTTCGGTTCGTTAGATGTTGATAAAGGTGACAGTGGCCCTGCTGAAGCTACATTCGAAGCTTCTTCCAGCAGTTCATTCCCTACAGGGAAAGTTACCGTTGCTAACGTTGCTTCCAAAGGTGAAGTTCAAGTATCCTTCAGCAGCTTAGACAACAGCAACAACCGTTTTGACCCGACTATCAACCTAGCTGAAACAGTACCAGGTTCATTTGCTAGAGATGGCGAAATTAAAATCAAATTACCAAGCGGTTACAAATGGGCTAATGCTACATCTAGTGATCGCACTTCCGAGTATGGATTAACTGTACGTGACGTAGTAGTTACTTACGGTGACAAATCTGTGCTAGATGGATTAACTTTAGATACAAATAAAGGTGAAGACGAATTAATCATCAAATTTGATTCCAAGTCTAAAACCTCTCAAGCAACAAAGATTGAAATTAAACCTGATTTCGTAGTAGACAATGATAGCAAAGTTAAAGACGGTGATATCATTGCAAGAGTTTCAGGTAAAACAAAAACAGATATTTCTTCCGCTAAAATTGGATCATACGGTGAATATGGAAGTAAATTGTCTGTAGAAGATGCAACTGAAATTGTTTCTGGTAAAATCGAACAAGAAATTGGTACGATTGTTATTAAAGAAACAATTAATGAGAGCTTAGTTGAAAACCGTACAGTAACACTAACGCTACCTGAGAGTGCTCGTTGGAATGAATCTACTCTTGGAGACTTCGATTCCAATAAGTCTGTTGATCTAGTGTTTGTTGGTTTAACCGGTACTGACAAGCGCACAGCTAAGTTTGAAGTTCGTAACGTAGGTGATAAAGATCCTGCGAAATTAGAACTTGAGAATGTTGAGGTTGCAGTTGATCCTTCTTTTGAAGGAGATCTAGAAGTTGAAGTGGCTGGTAGTGCGGGTGTTGAAGGTAAGGTGATTGTAGCTGAAGTTGTTCAAGCTGTATCGGTTACAACTGATGTTGTTCCTAACGTAAGTATCGGTCTAACAAATCAAGAAGGAGCTTCCTTTACACTGACTGAAAAAGCTGCTGAAGCTTTAGAAGATGATGGACGTGTTGAACTTCTATTACCTGAAGGTGCTAAGTTTAACGGAACGCCTAAGGTTACTGTTGGAAGTGGAGATATTTCCATTAGTGATGTAAAATTAAGCGATAATGATAGAGCTCTTATCTTTACAATTGACTCTGACAGCACAGAAGCTAGCGAAATTAAAGTTTCTGATGTGAAAATCCAACTTGACCGTACGTTACCTGAAGGTGATGTAAAGGTTAAAGTTCAAGGCTCTGCGGTGGTTGAAACTGCAGCAATCGCAAACCAAAACTGGAACAAATACACAACTGAATTCACAATTGCTAAAGTTGCGACTGCAGCACCTGGAATTAATAAGGGTTCAACTGTGTTCACAATTGGTAGCACAACTTACACTGTAAGTGGTGTTGATAAAACTGCAGACGTTGCTCCATTCATCGAAAACGGACGTACGTACCTACCTGTTCGTTTCGTAGCTGAAGCAATCGGAGTTACAGAAGAGAACATCATCTGGAACGACGCAGCTCGCACAGTAACAATCATTAAAGGTGACCGCGTAGCTCAATTAACAATCGGTAGCAACATCTTAACCCTAAATGGCGTTGCTGTTCCTATGGACGTAAATGCTGTTATTAAAGATGGTCGTACTGTTCTTCCACTTAGCTTTGTAGGGCAAGCTCTTGGAGCGGACATTATCTGGAACGACGCTGACCGCACAGTTACAGTTAACCAATAA
- a CDS encoding copper amine oxidase N-terminal domain-containing protein has translation MKKLLTASILSVGLLFSSIVTVDASGTISSTQNPTVADGFQQLGNIQVVVDAGSLKQGDALVVRLPDFVSLTFENGIHPHFGGMQNRLVAPLTFNGQPNWNGKKAPFSISQPDQRRLVITSLLDQKVDQDFVFYLQFGSVHIDRRSYGAVNVNFEPSPGSGFPAGTASIGKVYGEETTFELSASGFKQNGDEMKFKLHIEEDDAVALTRNKELRVRLPQGFAWDGLNKELMIEGQAGDLRVKKNFSQEISIERLNATLNVPGKWEIPLQFIAVDPSKTKQGEINIDLQWDKLHQITIGSYEKMIKKEYVTFKVGSTTYLNNKNEKRMDVAPYIKNDRTYLPIRYVAESVGVRDRHIVWNDVARTVTFSAGKSAQLRVGSNIMVVDGEEIVMDTVTEIKDDRVMLPIRYISEAFGKKIDWDDKERTVTIEK, from the coding sequence ATGAAGAAATTGCTCACTGCATCCATCTTATCTGTTGGTTTGCTCTTCTCATCTATCGTAACTGTTGATGCTTCAGGCACGATTTCCTCCACACAAAATCCAACCGTTGCTGATGGATTTCAACAATTAGGGAATATTCAAGTTGTCGTCGATGCCGGCAGTTTGAAACAAGGGGATGCGCTTGTCGTCCGCTTGCCAGACTTCGTTTCGTTAACCTTTGAAAATGGGATCCATCCCCACTTTGGCGGGATGCAAAATCGTTTGGTCGCTCCGCTTACCTTTAACGGGCAGCCGAACTGGAATGGAAAAAAGGCTCCCTTTTCAATCAGTCAACCCGATCAACGGCGCTTGGTGATTACATCTTTACTGGATCAAAAAGTTGATCAAGATTTTGTGTTCTATTTACAATTTGGTTCCGTACATATTGACCGTAGATCGTATGGGGCGGTCAATGTAAATTTTGAACCCTCGCCTGGTAGTGGCTTTCCAGCTGGAACCGCGTCAATCGGGAAAGTTTACGGTGAAGAGACGACATTTGAGCTGAGTGCTAGCGGGTTTAAACAAAATGGTGATGAGATGAAATTTAAGCTGCATATTGAAGAAGACGATGCTGTTGCTCTAACGAGAAATAAAGAATTGCGTGTTCGTTTACCGCAAGGATTCGCATGGGATGGACTAAACAAAGAACTAATGATTGAAGGTCAAGCAGGGGATCTGCGAGTGAAAAAGAACTTCAGTCAAGAGATTAGCATTGAGCGCCTTAATGCGACATTAAATGTACCGGGTAAATGGGAAATCCCGCTTCAATTCATAGCCGTTGATCCGTCAAAAACAAAGCAAGGTGAGATCAACATCGATCTTCAGTGGGATAAACTACATCAAATCACGATCGGTTCCTATGAAAAAATGATAAAGAAGGAATACGTGACGTTTAAAGTAGGCAGTACAACTTACCTTAACAATAAAAACGAAAAACGGATGGACGTAGCGCCTTACATTAAAAATGACCGAACGTATCTACCAATCCGCTATGTCGCTGAATCTGTCGGCGTACGTGACCGCCATATCGTCTGGAATGACGTCGCGCGAACTGTCACCTTCTCAGCGGGGAAATCGGCGCAACTACGAGTCGGAAGTAATATCATGGTCGTTGATGGCGAAGAAATCGTCATGGATACTGTGACCGAAATCAAAGATGACCGTGTCATGCTGCCAATCCGCTACATTAGCGAAGCCTTTGGTAAGAAGATTGACTGGGATGACAAGGAACGCACGGTGACGATTGAGAAGTAG
- a CDS encoding S-layer homology domain-containing protein produces the protein MSNRLSPTRRLGSILLSFVLIFQLFGSSLGYAANQHEAADLRNSRALDGTSELEDDSEANGQIESIELVEAEEGTELADSKDSLEADDAPKESVEQAVEQNDDKKSSEESSMDEPEDGKVVEENVEFTKEEFELDEALPIVSAKEQLDKNLAFLVETVDNPTFGMIEGEWTILSLARANYTVPHGYYELYYENVEREVSIEFEKERNQGKLDRNKGTEHSRLILGLTAIGKGFDDVAGYDIREALADFDFVTRQGINGPIFALIALDTKGFDVPVQEGIDNPLTRDKAIDYILEREIDGGGWALAGNISDPDITGMAIQGLTPYYDTRSDVKEAVDRAVAWLSEAQKEDGKYASWGVVNSESIAQVIVALTALGIDPHTDERFIKNGTSAVDALLTFAIPTGGFAHNVDGSVDGMATEQGTYALVAYDRFVNGQNRLYDMTDVVSREEPAEDDGSGGDEQRFSVKEQLDNTLAYLVETVDNPAIGTIGGEWTILSLARANYLVPDGYYDRYYRNAENEVAKKFEENEGKLDVHKGTEHSRLILGLTAIGKDVGDVAGYDIKEALADFNYVKWQGINGPIFFLIAFDTKGYAVPAKAEVANQTTREKAINFILEEEIDGGGWALWGTTPDVDITGMAIQALTPYYESDPKVKAAIDRAIDWLSDIQEADGTYTSWGSPNIESIAQVIVALTGLNIDPHTDKRFVKNGTSALEALLAFTASEGGFKHISTGKVDPMSTDQGTYALVAYDRFVNGETRLYDMTDVVSTEEPTEEPEEKDPSESSLTVSGLTDGEKVTSKEITFTINGQNVKDLLVKLNGETITGTDGTYRATLTDGKNTITIEITDAAGNKRDETYTLFYERTSGSPGNTSDSSKKGSITLSIDKLTINRGYVLPATTVEFSAGESVWDVLRREMDERGISYSSSFSGKYNSIYVESIAGDGEFDHGSGSGWMYNVNGKYPDYGASRHTLKDGDVVQWRYTTNLGQDLGQDMSRWEDQPVPGGGVPVARKPGDKNPVLQIPEDVKEDHTVKISKDLLDTENITIKLPKGATAKQFINLADVKDRIPKVTIEAEDKSFVIEKDTKLMSGNALLELFTSLSKDEKVDDIITKQHPDQSIKIEDAFSMGNAEGTVIFDNPVTLTLKGKGKQNHQVGFIEQDAFTPIEIYESDKEGQRATKGEKLQTYAYVDGDDLIIKTNHFTTFVLYTEQKLESEVKSSATAVELNLANIYKDADLIANWAYPSIQEATQRGLVGGYNGNIQPKHNVTRAEFATMFVGALGLDSPTDKTISFTDVKEGDWFYPAVNAAYKEGIVSGYDGKFHPNKTISREEMASMLQRGLRLAAQGDPISFADEQRIADWAKAATQAVASTDIMVGYDGAFHPKDQATREMAVVVALKAYHYNREGALPVVQPTVVKPTVEDKEQLVHKDVQQQIAQTAAHIQQTNPSPIVATIGGEWSVFGVARSGEPVSKQFYENYYANLEKTLTEKSGVLHRVKYTEYDRVILALAALGKDITNVAGYDLREPLADFETLTIQGINGPIFALIALDSQNYEIPIVEGVATQTTRERLIEFILNREIAGGGWALGENPVQADPDITGMAIQGLTPYYETNPDVRAAVDRGIAWLSKVQKADGGFASWGSVNSESTAQVIVALAGLGIDPHTDSRFVKNGQSVVDSLLSFAVSGGGFYHVKPGGVSNGGAEPGVVDPMATDQSLYALVAYQRFVNKDNRLYDLTDVK, from the coding sequence ATGTCGAATAGATTAAGTCCGACCCGTCGTTTAGGGTCAATTTTATTAAGTTTTGTACTTATTTTTCAATTGTTTGGCAGTTCTCTCGGTTATGCGGCGAATCAACATGAGGCTGCGGATTTAAGAAACTCTCGCGCGCTGGATGGAACAAGCGAGTTGGAAGATGATTCAGAGGCTAATGGACAAATAGAATCAATAGAATTAGTAGAGGCGGAAGAAGGAACAGAACTAGCTGATTCGAAGGATTCTTTGGAAGCGGACGATGCGCCTAAAGAAAGCGTTGAACAAGCCGTTGAACAAAATGATGATAAGAAATCATCTGAAGAATCATCTATGGATGAGCCAGAAGATGGAAAGGTTGTCGAAGAAAATGTGGAATTTACCAAGGAAGAATTTGAACTAGACGAAGCGCTACCAATCGTCTCTGCCAAAGAACAACTGGATAAAAATCTCGCTTTTCTTGTCGAAACGGTGGATAATCCAACGTTTGGCATGATTGAGGGAGAGTGGACGATTCTGTCCTTAGCGCGAGCGAATTACACTGTGCCGCATGGATATTATGAACTCTACTACGAGAACGTGGAAAGAGAAGTTTCGATCGAGTTTGAGAAAGAACGAAATCAAGGGAAGCTGGATCGGAATAAAGGAACAGAACATTCTCGCTTGATTTTAGGCCTAACCGCAATCGGAAAAGGCTTTGACGATGTGGCAGGATATGACATAAGAGAGGCATTAGCCGATTTTGATTTTGTGACGAGACAAGGCATCAATGGTCCGATTTTCGCTTTGATCGCGCTGGATACAAAAGGGTTCGACGTCCCCGTTCAAGAAGGAATCGACAATCCGTTAACGAGGGACAAAGCGATTGATTATATTTTAGAACGTGAAATTGACGGCGGCGGGTGGGCTCTAGCTGGAAATATATCTGACCCTGATATTACTGGGATGGCGATTCAAGGATTGACGCCCTACTACGATACGCGTTCGGATGTAAAAGAAGCAGTCGATCGAGCGGTTGCTTGGTTGTCCGAAGCTCAGAAGGAAGACGGAAAATACGCAAGCTGGGGCGTGGTTAATAGCGAAAGCATCGCGCAAGTGATTGTTGCCTTGACAGCGCTCGGGATTGACCCGCATACCGATGAGCGATTCATTAAAAATGGAACATCAGCAGTTGACGCATTGCTTACCTTTGCAATTCCAACGGGAGGATTCGCTCATAACGTAGACGGCAGTGTCGACGGAATGGCGACAGAACAAGGAACTTACGCGCTGGTTGCTTATGACCGTTTTGTAAACGGGCAAAATCGACTGTACGATATGACGGACGTTGTTTCTCGTGAAGAACCAGCAGAAGACGATGGGAGTGGGGGTGACGAACAGCGTTTTTCAGTTAAAGAGCAACTTGATAATACGCTAGCCTATCTAGTTGAAACTGTAGACAACCCGGCAATTGGCACGATAGGCGGCGAGTGGACGATTCTCTCATTGGCTCGAGCAAACTATCTTGTGCCAGATGGTTATTATGATCGGTATTACCGAAACGCAGAAAATGAAGTTGCTAAAAAGTTCGAAGAAAATGAAGGAAAACTTGATGTACACAAAGGGACGGAGCACTCTCGCTTAATTTTAGGATTGACCGCCATTGGCAAAGACGTTGGTGATGTAGCGGGATACGACATTAAAGAAGCTTTGGCTGATTTTAACTATGTCAAATGGCAAGGGATTAATGGCCCAATCTTTTTCCTTATTGCGTTCGATACAAAAGGTTATGCCGTCCCAGCTAAGGCCGAGGTAGCGAATCAGACGACGAGGGAAAAGGCGATCAATTTTATTTTAGAAGAAGAGATTGACGGTGGTGGATGGGCTTTATGGGGGACTACTCCAGATGTTGACATTACAGGGATGGCGATTCAAGCATTAACACCGTATTACGAATCTGACCCTAAAGTAAAAGCAGCCATCGATCGGGCGATTGATTGGTTATCTGACATCCAAGAGGCAGATGGAACCTATACTAGTTGGGGATCGCCAAATATTGAGAGTATTGCGCAGGTCATTGTAGCCTTAACAGGACTAAATATTGACCCGCATACGGATAAGCGATTTGTTAAGAACGGAACATCAGCGTTAGAGGCTTTACTTGCCTTTACAGCTTCAGAAGGTGGGTTCAAACATATATCGACTGGGAAAGTAGATCCCATGTCCACTGATCAAGGAACCTACGCGTTAGTCGCTTATGACCGATTTGTAAACGGCGAAACTCGACTGTACGATATGACGGATGTTGTTTCCACGGAGGAACCGACAGAAGAGCCTGAAGAAAAGGATCCGAGTGAGTCATCGCTTACAGTCTCTGGTTTAACAGATGGCGAAAAAGTAACATCAAAAGAAATCACATTTACCATTAACGGCCAAAATGTGAAAGACCTGCTTGTCAAATTAAATGGGGAAACAATCACGGGAACGGACGGTACGTACCGCGCGACGCTAACGGACGGTAAAAATACGATCACTATCGAAATAACCGATGCAGCGGGTAACAAGCGAGATGAGACGTACACCCTATTTTATGAGCGTACGAGTGGTTCACCGGGCAACACAAGTGACTCTTCTAAGAAAGGTTCAATCACACTATCCATCGACAAGCTCACGATAAATCGCGGCTATGTTTTACCAGCTACAACAGTTGAATTTAGCGCAGGCGAAAGCGTGTGGGATGTGCTGCGACGTGAAATGGATGAACGCGGTATATCTTACTCATCTTCGTTTTCAGGAAAATACAACAGCATTTACGTTGAATCGATCGCTGGCGACGGCGAATTTGATCATGGCAGCGGCAGCGGTTGGATGTACAATGTTAACGGTAAGTATCCTGATTATGGAGCGAGTAGACATACATTAAAAGACGGTGACGTTGTTCAATGGCGTTACACGACAAATCTAGGCCAAGACCTTGGACAGGACATGAGCCGCTGGGAAGACCAGCCTGTTCCAGGTGGTGGTGTTCCAGTCGCAAGGAAGCCAGGAGATAAAAATCCTGTCTTGCAAATTCCTGAGGATGTAAAAGAAGACCATACGGTCAAAATCTCTAAAGATTTGCTTGATACGGAAAATATTACGATCAAGCTTCCAAAGGGAGCGACAGCAAAACAATTTATCAATTTAGCGGATGTAAAGGATCGCATTCCAAAGGTGACGATTGAGGCTGAAGATAAAAGCTTTGTAATCGAGAAAGATACGAAGTTAATGTCGGGGAACGCGCTTTTGGAATTGTTTACTTCCCTAAGTAAGGATGAAAAAGTAGACGATATCATTACAAAACAACATCCGGATCAGAGCATTAAAATCGAAGATGCTTTTTCGATGGGGAATGCTGAGGGGACAGTTATATTTGATAACCCTGTTACACTTACTTTGAAAGGGAAGGGTAAGCAAAATCATCAAGTCGGTTTCATTGAACAAGATGCGTTTACGCCGATTGAAATCTATGAATCGGACAAAGAAGGGCAACGCGCCACAAAGGGTGAAAAACTACAAACGTATGCCTATGTGGATGGCGATGACCTCATTATTAAAACAAATCACTTTACGACGTTTGTTTTATATACAGAACAAAAGCTAGAGTCGGAAGTTAAATCGAGCGCAACAGCAGTTGAATTAAATCTCGCGAACATCTATAAAGACGCGGATCTCATTGCCAATTGGGCTTATCCGTCGATTCAGGAAGCGACGCAAAGAGGTTTAGTAGGTGGCTACAATGGCAACATTCAACCAAAACACAATGTGACGCGGGCTGAGTTCGCGACGATGTTTGTTGGCGCGCTTGGCTTAGACAGCCCGACGGACAAGACGATTTCCTTCACGGACGTAAAAGAAGGCGATTGGTTCTATCCAGCGGTCAATGCCGCATATAAAGAAGGGATTGTATCCGGTTATGACGGCAAGTTCCATCCGAATAAGACGATTAGTCGTGAAGAGATGGCTTCGATGTTGCAACGAGGCTTGCGTTTAGCGGCGCAAGGCGATCCGATTTCCTTTGCGGATGAACAACGCATCGCTGACTGGGCGAAAGCAGCGACACAAGCGGTCGCCTCGACTGACATTATGGTTGGTTATGATGGCGCCTTCCATCCGAAAGATCAGGCGACGAGAGAGATGGCTGTTGTTGTCGCTTTGAAGGCGTACCATTATAATAGAGAGGGAGCGTTGCCTGTCGTTCAGCCAACGGTTGTTAAACCGACAGTTGAAGACAAGGAGCAACTTGTCCACAAGGACGTTCAACAACAGATCGCTCAAACAGCGGCTCATATTCAGCAGACCAATCCATCTCCGATTGTCGCGACGATTGGCGGAGAGTGGTCCGTGTTTGGGGTCGCTCGTTCGGGAGAACCTGTTTCGAAACAATTCTATGAGAACTACTATGCCAATTTAGAAAAAACGTTAACTGAAAAATCAGGCGTGCTGCACCGTGTGAAATATACGGAGTACGATCGCGTGATCTTGGCGTTAGCCGCGCTCGGTAAAGACATTACGAATGTGGCGGGCTATGACTTACGCGAACCGCTCGCTGATTTTGAGACGTTGACGATTCAAGGCATTAACGGTCCGATTTTCGCCTTAATCGCATTAGATAGTCAAAACTATGAGATTCCAATCGTCGAAGGCGTGGCAACGCAAACGACGCGAGAGCGATTGATCGAATTTATTTTAAATCGAGAAATTGCGGGCGGCGGTTGGGCATTGGGCGAAAATCCAGTTCAAGCCGATCCTGATATTACAGGGATGGCGATTCAAGGCTTAACGCCTTACTACGAGACGAATCCAGACGTTCGCGCGGCCGTTGATCGCGGCATTGCGTGGCTGTCCAAAGTCCAAAAGGCGGACGGCGGATTTGCGAGTTGGGGTTCAGTCAACTCAGAAAGTACAGCCCAAGTGATTGTCGCATTAGCTGGCCTGGGCATCGATCCGCATACGGATTCAAGGTTTGTCAAGAACGGCCAGTCGGTTGTTGATTCGCTGTTAAGTTTTGCGGTGTCTGGCGGTGGTTTTTATCACGTGAAGCCAGGCGGCGTAAGCAATGGCGGAGCGGAACCAGGCGTTGTCGATCCAATGGCGACGGACCAATCTTTATACGCGCTCGTTGCGTATCAACGATTCGTGAACAAAGACAATCGTCTTTATGACTTAACCGATGTAAAATAA
- a CDS encoding stalk domain-containing protein: MKKRFSYLLSLSLLASSLLSVNAAQATGVQVQINGQVQQFDQPAIIYNDFTMVPLRGIFEALGADVKWDDSARRITATKDTTEVRLDLGSKTGFVNSKPVPLDVEARIVEGRTMVPLRFISEAFGSEVKWDNKTKTVLITTNQPALQQVDKDKDESTSSDQGEATVGEGLTYEQAIKLAFEHSKDLKSAKIDIEKADKSLEGASDAIDFIPAAGGNQAASSAFTGWNKAQTAYFMAKKQYEIKEETLEFDVKSAYNEILVRQEAKKVAQVSLENAQLKKQVIDVKKDNGMASSFEATQANFALEEAKANLDAATKGLADTYAKFNRLIGKNANEQVVLASKPNFEKLGNVDLDTTVSQVVTGSSAVWLAEQNVHLATLDVKYFTFSGTTNDKIAYEQTQLEKDQAQVSAASTKEQIESAVRSIYYNIHQLEQQHDALKSNLEKAQEALKLVQVRYDAGMATAEDMFEAKLATEQLQQQMLGLVTQHDTLKLALKKPWVAGTSR; this comes from the coding sequence ATGAAAAAAAGATTTAGCTATCTCTTATCTCTATCACTTCTAGCTTCATCGCTATTATCGGTAAATGCGGCTCAGGCAACAGGCGTTCAAGTGCAGATTAATGGTCAAGTTCAACAATTTGATCAACCCGCAATCATTTATAATGATTTTACGATGGTTCCCTTACGTGGCATCTTTGAGGCCCTTGGAGCTGATGTGAAATGGGATGATAGCGCGCGGAGGATTACAGCGACAAAAGATACGACAGAAGTAAGATTAGACCTTGGATCTAAAACAGGATTTGTCAACAGTAAGCCAGTTCCATTAGATGTCGAAGCTCGGATTGTGGAAGGAAGAACGATGGTTCCTCTTCGTTTTATTAGTGAAGCGTTCGGATCTGAGGTAAAGTGGGACAATAAAACAAAGACTGTTTTGATTACAACAAATCAGCCTGCATTACAACAGGTCGACAAAGACAAAGACGAATCTACAAGTAGTGATCAAGGGGAAGCAACTGTTGGGGAAGGTCTAACATATGAGCAAGCCATCAAACTCGCGTTTGAACACAGCAAAGATTTAAAATCAGCTAAAATCGATATTGAAAAAGCGGATAAGTCGTTAGAAGGGGCGAGCGATGCGATTGATTTCATTCCTGCTGCGGGTGGAAACCAAGCGGCATCAAGCGCTTTCACCGGTTGGAACAAAGCTCAGACTGCCTACTTTATGGCGAAGAAACAATATGAGATCAAAGAAGAAACACTAGAATTCGATGTAAAATCGGCATACAATGAAATATTAGTGAGACAAGAAGCAAAGAAAGTAGCTCAAGTAAGTCTGGAAAATGCGCAGTTGAAAAAGCAAGTGATCGATGTAAAAAAGGATAATGGGATGGCGAGTTCTTTTGAGGCAACGCAAGCTAACTTTGCCCTAGAAGAGGCAAAAGCAAATTTGGATGCAGCGACAAAAGGGTTAGCTGACACATACGCTAAATTTAATAGATTGATCGGCAAAAATGCGAATGAACAAGTTGTGTTAGCATCGAAGCCAAACTTTGAAAAGTTGGGGAATGTTGATCTTGATACGACTGTTTCTCAGGTTGTAACAGGCAGCTCAGCAGTTTGGTTAGCGGAGCAGAACGTTCATTTAGCAACACTAGATGTGAAGTACTTTACATTTTCAGGTACGACGAACGATAAAATTGCTTATGAGCAAACTCAGTTAGAAAAAGATCAGGCTCAAGTTTCCGCTGCAAGCACGAAAGAACAGATTGAATCCGCGGTACGCTCGATTTACTACAACATTCATCAGCTTGAGCAACAACATGATGCTCTTAAATCGAACTTGGAAAAAGCGCAGGAAGCGTTAAAATTAGTTCAAGTTCGTTATGATGCTGGAATGGCAACAGCGGAAGATATGTTTGAAGCCAAACTAGCAACGGAACAGCTACAACAACAAATGCTCGGTCTAGTGACCCAACATGATACGCTGAAGCTGGCGTTAAAGAAACCATGGGTAGCGGGAACAAGTAGATAA